A stretch of the Uranotaenia lowii strain MFRU-FL chromosome 3, ASM2978415v1, whole genome shotgun sequence genome encodes the following:
- the LOC129753511 gene encoding uncharacterized protein K02A2.6-like, with protein sequence MPSNAKRDAVMDFRRPDNENVMSRLSTTTPTPFDEAEELVVREIASAAAQTIAITWQEIVAASKEDDLITQVIEALNTETTETLPLSYKMISTELCCVNDVLLRGDRIIIPQKLRQRVLQLAHEGHPGMRMMKGHLRANVWWPKMDHNIEQFVKTCQGCTLVSAPNPPEPMVRKELPSRPWEQIAVDFLGPLPEGEYLFVCVDFYSRYLEVVEMHDITTASTIDQLLIMFSRYGLPVSLRADNGPQFSSEEFRNFCEEQGIRLESTIPYWPQMNGEVERQNRSILKRLRIAQELGKNWRKELRQYLLTYHSAIHPTTGRSPSELMFGRRTPLLSRSSVEDPGFAVFFDGGTVFLDGGTVFLDEVTVFLDGG encoded by the exons ATGTGATGTCACGCCTTTCTACCACAACACCAACACCTTTTGATGAAGCAGAAGAGCTTGTCGTTCGGGAAATTGCTTCTGCCGCAGCCCAAACAATCGCTATCACGTGGCAGGAAATCGTGGCGGCAAGTAAAGAAGATGATCTGATAACACAAGTAATTGAAGCGTTGAATACAGAAACTACCGAAACACTGCCATTGAGTTACAAGATGATATCGACAGAGTTGTGCTGCGTTAATGATGTATTGTTGAGAGGAGATCGAATTATAATTCCACAAAAACTCCGACAAAGGGTATTGCAGTTAGCCCACGAAGGTCATCCGGGCATGCGGATGATGAAAGGTCATTTACGTGCAAACGTCTGGTGGCCTAAAATGGATCACAACATCGAGCAATTTGTTAAAACTTGTCAAGGGTGTACTTTAGTTTCCGCACCTAATCCACCAGAACCAATGGTTCGCAAGGAATTACCATCACGCCCGTGGGAGCAAATTGCGGTTGATTTTCTGGGGCCTCTACCAGAGGGAGAATACCTTTTTGTTTGCGTTGACTTCTACAGTCGATATTTAGAAGTAGTGGAAATGCACGATATAACAACAGCATCTACAATTGACCAACTACTTATAATGTTCTCTCGATACGGACTGCCGGTATCTTTGAGGGCAGATAATGGGCCCCAATTCTCATCGGAAGAGTTCCGCAATTTTTGCGAGGAGCAAGGAATTCGTTTGGAAAGCACAATTCCCTACTGGCCTCAAATGAATGGGGAGGTAGAGCGTCAGAACCGTTCCATCCTTAAGAGATTGCGTATCGCACAAGAACTAGGTAAAAACTGGCGTAAGGAGCTTCGCCAATATCTGCTCACGTATCATTCTGCAATACATCCAACGACTGGAAGGTCTCCGTCGGAACTGATGTTTGGACgacgcaca CCACTTCTGTCGAGATCTTCCGTTGAGGATCCAGGGTTTGCCGTCTTCTTCGATGGAGGAACCGTCTTTTTGGATGGGGGAACCGTCTTCTTGGATGAAGTTACCGTCTTCTTAGATGGTGGGTGA